The Rhododendron vialii isolate Sample 1 chromosome 8a, ASM3025357v1 genome has a window encoding:
- the LOC131336231 gene encoding putative pentatricopeptide repeat-containing protein At3g47840, protein MVLSIRLAHVRRFYTASRIAFNEPRALQGLVQNKEQFTQTSTSSNVYPVNVLEVNRKLKELVKTGHLKDARQMFDRLSQRNVVSWTTMISGYVNASDSSEALTLFYKVWVEPDLAMDDFALSIALKACGLNLNEKHGEILHGYSVKTGFVNSVFVGSALLDMYMKTCRVWEGCRVFEEMPLRNVVSWTAIITGLVHAGGNAEALRYFSEMLRSGEEYDSYTFAIALKACANTGALNYGREIHTQATKRYLAACSFVANTLVTMYNKCGKVLYGLRLFERMKTRDVVSWTTVITTYVQMGQENHAFQAFLQMQESEVCPNEYTLAAIISACANTARMEWGEQLHAHVLIVGLLDTLSVANSIMTLYSRCGQFNSASTVFHGMSRRDIVSWSTIIAGYSQGGHGEEAFKYLSWMRKDGPKPTEFALASVLSVCGNMAILEQGKQLHAHVLSVGLEHRAMVRSSLINMYAKCGSIEEASRVFNWTENDDIVSWTAMVNGYAEHGHSKEAIDLFEKIPMVGLRPDSVTFIGVLTACSHAGLVDLGYHYFNSMSEEYGINPSKEHYGCIIDLLCRAGRLSDAEHMIRSMPFTRDDVVWSTLLRACRLHGDVDRARRAAEQILLLDPNCAGTHITIANIYSAKGRWREAADVRKLMRSKGVIKEPGWSWIKIKDQVSAFVAGDQLHPEWEDIYAILHLLASREAIQEMGSLEYDVEDLQKFEFSFPILQASHIECDVSLRLSSGSC, encoded by the coding sequence ATGGTTTTATCTATTAGGCTGGCTCATGTGAGGCGGTTCTATACAGCTTCAAGGATTGCTTTCAATGAACCCAGAGCCCTTCAGGGCTTAGTGCAAAACAAGGAGCAGTTTACTCAAACGAGTACCAGTAGTAATGTCTATCCAGTTAATGTGCTTGAGGTCAACCGTAAGTTGAAGGAATTGGTCAAAACAGGTCATTTGAAAGATGCCCGCCAAATGTTTGATAGGTTGTCCCAAAGAAATGTAGTTTCGTGGACCACAATGATTTCTGGCTATGTCAACGCCTCTGATTCGTCTGAGGCGTTGACATTGTTTTATAAAGTGTGGGTAGAGCCTGATCTTGCGATGGACGACTTCGCGCTTAGTATTGCTCTCAAGGCTTGTGGACTCAacttgaatgagaaacatggagAGATATTACATGGGTATTCGGTTAAAACTGGTTTTGTGAACTCTGTTTTCGTTGGTAGTGCGCTTCTTGACATGTACATGAAAACTTGTAGGGTTTGGGAGGGTTGCAGAGTGTTTGAAGAAATGCCTCTTAGAAATGTTGTTTCGTGGACTGCAATTATAACTGGGCTTGTACACGCAGGCGGCAATGCTGAGGCGTTGAGATACTTTTCGGAAATGTTGCGATCGGGCGAGGAATATGACTCGTATACATTTGCTATTGCGTTGAAGGCGTGTGCTAATACGGGTGCATTGAATTATGGGAGGGAAATCCACACCCAGGCAACTAAAAGATACTTGGCTGCGTGCTCATTTGTCGCTAACACTCTTGTTACTATGTACAACAAGTGTGGGAAAGTGCTTTATGGCTTGCGCTTATTCGAAAGGATGAAGACCAGAGATGTGGTTTCATGGACCACAGTAATAACAACATACGTTCAAATGGGCCAAGAGAATCATGCTTTTCAAGCATTCCTACAAATGCAAGAATCAGAAGTTTGCCCCAATGAATACACTTTGGCAGCAATCATCTCTGCGTGTGCTAATACTGCAAGGATGGAATGGGGTGAACAACTGCATGCTCATGTTTTAATCGTAGGTCTTCTGGACACTTTGTCGGTGGCGAATTCTATCATGACCTTGTATTCAAGATGTGGGCAGTTTAATTCAGCTTCAACGGTTTTTCATGGAATGAGCAGAAGAGACATTGTTTCTTGGAGCACTATTATTGCCGGGTACTCTCAAGGTGGTCATGGCGAGGAAGCTTTCAAGTATCTATCGTGGATGAGAAAGGACGGCCCTAAACCCACTGAGTTTGCTCTTGCCAGTGTGCTGAGTGTTTGTGGAAATATGGCCATTCTCGAGCAAGGGAAGCAACTCCATGCTCACGTGTTGTCCGTTGGATTAGAGCACAGAGCTATGGTACGGAGTTCTTTGATCAATATGTATGCCAAATGTGGGAGTATAGAAGAAGCTTCAAGGGTATTTAATTGGACAGAAAATGATGATATAGTGTCATGGACAGCAATGGTTAATGGATATGCTGAACATGGTCACAGCAAAGAAGCTATTGATTTGTTTGAGAAGATTCCCATGGTCGGTCTTAGACCAGACTCTGTGACCTTCATTGGTGTTCTTACTGCTTGTAGTCATGCTGGGCTTGTTGATCTTGGCTATCACTATTTCAATTCAATGAGTGAGGAGTATGGGATTAATCCTTCAAAAGAACACTATGGTTGCATTATCGATTTACTCTGTCGAGCTGGACGATTAAGTGATGCTGAGCACATGATAAGAAGTATGCCGTTCACCCGGGATGATGTTGTGTGGTCAACTCTGCTAAGAGCATGTAGATTACATGGTGATGTTGATCGTGCAAGACGTGCTGCAGAGCAGATTTTGTTATTGGATCCCAATTGTGCTGGGACCCATATTACAATTGCCAATATCTATTCTGCCAAAGGGAGGTGGCGGGAAGCAGCCGATGTAAGAAAGCTGATGAGGTCAAAAGGTGTTATAAAGGAGCCTGGTTGGTCTTGGATTAAGATCAAAGACCAGGTTTCTGCATTTGTTGCTGGGGATCAATTACACCCTGAATGGGAGGATATATATGCCATTTTGCATTTACTTGCTTCAAGGGAAGCTATCCAGGAGATGGGCTCTCTTGAATATGATGTTGAAGATTTACAGAAGTTTGAGTTTTCCTTTCCTATACTACAGGCCTCTCATATAGAGTGTGATGTGTCATTGAGACTTTCCTCAGGAAGTTGTTGA
- the LOC131336232 gene encoding F-box protein At5g39250: MLSEEVVKAVFPFLEGTDLVSCMGVSKRWREIAQDDYLWKCLCAKRWPSTCKRPSPPTVTYYKLFQTFHKRQQGRTLLPPRLSFNELEFYIDIWTEDTLIFSEVVPGPVLEKGIGVPPSGVGDMLRFHLESPEYKMTLPVEPRFSIPESQTVSVSVLVGRKDSDRVARVIDKSKFDYVDRTAYRALAYDYLDFSPFYPFVAGIRAWISLLFMDCGNEGVIDVFGIEMDFCNNANSKEEVLWLLDMLDWK; this comes from the coding sequence ATGTTGTCTGAAGAAGTTGTGAAGGCTGTCTTTCCATTTCTAGAAGGGACTGATCTTGTTTCTTGTATGGGAGTAAGTAAGCGGTGGAGAGAAATAGCTCAAGATGATTATCTGTGGAAGTGCCTATGTGCCAAGAGGTGGCCTTCAACCTGCAAACGACCATCACCTCCAACTGTAACTTACTACAAACTATTCCAAACCTTCCATAAACGCCAACAGGGTCGGACGCTTCTACCACCAAGACTTTCCTTTAATGAATTGGAGTTTTACATCGACATTTGGACAGAAGATACGTTAATATTCTCAGAAGTGGTCCCAGGCCCTGTTCTTGAAAAAGGAATCGGGGTCCCTCCGTCTGGAGTTGGGGACATGCTTAGGTTTCATCTAGAGAGTCCAGAATACAAGATGACACTACCGGTGGAGCCACGGTTCAGCATTCCTGAGAGTCAAACAGTTAGCGTCTCTGTGCTTGTGGGACGCAAGGATTCAGACAGAGTTGCTCGTGTTATCGAcaagtcaaaatttgattatgttgATCGTACGGCCTATAGAGCACTTGCATATGACTACCTTGACTTTTCCCCTTTCTACCCGTTTGTGGCTGGTATCCGAGCGTGGATTTCCCTGTTGTTCATGGATTGTGGTAATGAAGGGGTGATTGATGTCTTTGGGATTGAAATGGATTTCTGTAATAATGCTAACTCCAAGGAAGAAGTCTTGTGGCTATTAGATATGCTTGATTGGAAATGA
- the LOC131298094 gene encoding uncharacterized protein LOC131298094 yields the protein MSSRQKSPTTRPMRGGTRRRQNSQRRRLRRAQNSSRTAAVTGGAACSSVVSDKLEALKNLIPTHANGERKPDQLFQETTDYIVLLKTQVLILQRLVDLYGSNQNAAV from the coding sequence atGAGCTCAAGGCAAAAGAGCCCAACCACCAGGCCCATGAGAGGAGGGACGAGGAGGAGACAAAACTCCCAACGGCGGCGTCTCCGCAGGGCTCAAAACAGCTCCAGGACCGCCGCCGTCACCGGTGGCGCGGCGTGCTCTTCCGTCGTTTCCGACAAGCTAGAGGCCCTTAAGAACCTCATACCCACCCACGCCAACGGGGAGAGAAAACCCGACCAGCTGTTCCAAGAAACGACCGACTACATCGTCCTCCTCAAGACCCAGGTCTTGATTTTGCAGAGACTCGTCGATCTTTATGGGTCGAATCAAAATGCTGCTGTATAG
- the LOC131298092 gene encoding protein CHLORORESPIRATORY REDUCTION 7, chloroplastic, with product MEGAAGKLLFADGIQNFSCQRVSRCYIQIPCLQLGSLALAKNSSSSLDPTLTRIASKQRESVKVYARRRRSNIKTGTYLLLEPGKNEEFVSEEELRDRLKGWLDNWPGQALPPDLAKFENTDDAVTHLVKYVCELEIDGDVGSIQWFEVRLE from the exons ATGGAGGGAGCAGCCGGGAAACTTCTGTTTGCCGATGGAATTCAAAATTTCAGCT GTCAAAGAGTATCAAGATGCTACATTCAGATTCCATGTCTTCAGCTGGGGTCCCTAGCTTTAGCCAAGAACTCGAGTTCTTCACTTGATCCCACACTGACTCGGATCGCAAGCAAGCAAAGGGAGTCAGTGAAG GTGTATGCAAGGAGGAGGAGATCAAATATAAAGACAGGCACTTATTTGCTACTGGAGCCTGGAAAGAATGAGGAGTTTGTTTCCGAGGAAGAATTGAGGGATAGGTTGAAGGGTTGGCTCGACAATTGGCCGGGCCAGGCCCTGCCCCCTGACCTTGCGAAGTTCGAGAACACTGATGATGCTGTTACGCATCTTGTGAAATATGTTTGTGAGCTTGAAATCGATGGAGATGTTGGCTCGATCCAGTGGTTTGAAGTCCGCTTGGAGTGA
- the LOC131298090 gene encoding uncharacterized protein LOC131298090: MQPQFSPRDGNPSGPGRVSSSSASSSTSSFDPFLDVDDDENDIHDTSTPKYGQDSPISPISVVKSAAEWSMISASPMAGLHSPHTPEWSMHGASPKQSPPIQTMGQPGPDYDPNRIPSSIFASKPANPMDWSVASNDSLFSIHMGNNSFKSGELTTVMEVAGENLGRSDSMREDSPGKQVEDEKTKAVVMTEKTEDLSKGSVARTERVGFSFFSAKLSGEILPVDGARTCASTPRLSYGSENSSRSFAFPVFTREDGRSGSVRVGPDILQSKPRETPQSQPQAQPATPKPAETRWFSCFSCCPHCC, from the exons atgCAACCCCAGTTTTCTCCTCGTGATGGCAATCCAAGTGGTCCAGGAAGAGTGTCAAGTTCCTCTGCTTCATCATCTACTTCATCGTTTGATCCTTTTCTCGATGTAGATGACGACGAAAACGACATTCATGATACTTCCACCCCCAAGTATGGACAGGATAGCCCTATTTCTCCAATATCAGTAGTCAAATCGGCTGCAGAATGGAGCATGATAAGTGCGTCGCCAATGGCTGGACTGCATTCTCCTCATACTCCAGAGTGGAGCATGCACGGTGCATCTCCAAAGCAATCCCCTCCTATTCAAACCATGGGGCAGCCCGGTCCAGATTACGACCCGAATAGGATTCCCTCTTCCATTTTTGCTAGCAAACCTGCCAACCCTATGGATTGGAGTGTGGCTTCCAACGATTCATTGTTTAGTATTCACATGGGGAATAACAGCTTTAAGTCTGGAGAATTGACCACTGTAATGGAAGTAGCAGGTGAAAATCTTGGAAGGAGTGACAGTATGAGGGAGGACTCCCCAGGAAAACAAGTGGAGGATGAGAAGACAAAAGCGGTTGTTATGACGGAAAAAACAGAAGATCTTAGCAAGGGAAGTGTGGCTCGTACGGAGCGGGtgggtttttcattttttagtgcTAAACTTTCTGGAGAAATACTTCCTGTTGATGGTGCACGTACTTGTGCTAGCACCCCTCGCCTTTCGTATGGGAGTGAAAATAGCAGCCGATCTTTTGCCTTCCCAGT ATTCACAAGAGAAGATGGAAGAAGTGGATCAGTGAGGGTTGGTCCTGACATTTTGCAGTCAAAGCCCCGTGAGACACCTCAGTCACAGCCACAAGCCCAGCCAGCGACCCCAAAACCTGCCGAAACAAGATGGTTTTCTTGCTTCTCTTGTTGCCCACATTGCTGCTGA